In a single window of the Anaerolineales bacterium genome:
- a CDS encoding CPBP family intramembrane metalloprotease, which translates to MGQSILNIFWNPAERRLRALWRVLITDFLWLSLQIAIGAIAGFLILIGLALSGRLHLTELMSSQEDLMALLNSPVAFLVMQFSVLLATLAVVWPAGRFLDRRRFIGFGFHFSKRWWADFAFGLGLGGFLMGMVFLAELAAGWIRVEGFLMTADGEGFFPLEILPPLAVFVCVGISEELYHRGYRMKNFSEGLKGFWLGATGAIASAVILTSVFFGLMHSANPNVTVISVANLMAAGVFLALGYVFTGELALPIGLHITWNFFQGNVFGFPVSGLEPIGASFLAIRQGGPDAVTGGAFGPEGGWIGVGAMLIGSLLILLWVRATRGRLSPARELTESPARGEPSAAEHAG; encoded by the coding sequence ATGGGACAATCGATCCTCAATATTTTTTGGAACCCGGCGGAGCGCCGTCTCAGGGCGCTGTGGCGGGTGTTAATCACGGATTTCCTTTGGCTTAGCCTGCAGATTGCCATCGGGGCGATTGCGGGATTTTTAATCCTGATCGGCCTCGCCCTCAGCGGGAGATTGCACTTGACGGAGTTGATGAGTTCGCAGGAAGACCTGATGGCGCTGTTGAATTCCCCGGTCGCCTTCCTGGTCATGCAATTTTCCGTCTTGTTGGCGACGTTGGCCGTGGTGTGGCCGGCGGGGAGGTTCTTGGACCGCCGCCGATTCATCGGTTTCGGGTTTCACTTTTCCAAGCGGTGGTGGGCGGATTTCGCATTCGGCTTGGGCCTGGGCGGATTCCTTATGGGAATGGTCTTTCTGGCGGAATTGGCCGCCGGATGGATCCGGGTCGAAGGCTTCCTGATGACGGCGGATGGGGAGGGATTTTTTCCGCTGGAGATACTCCCTCCGTTGGCGGTTTTTGTCTGCGTCGGGATCAGCGAGGAGCTATACCACCGCGGATACCGGATGAAGAATTTTTCCGAGGGTTTGAAAGGCTTTTGGCTGGGTGCGACGGGTGCGATTGCTTCGGCCGTGATCCTGACCTCGGTGTTCTTCGGGCTCATGCATTCCGCCAATCCGAACGTCACCGTCATCAGCGTGGCGAACCTTATGGCGGCGGGCGTTTTCCTGGCGCTGGGGTACGTCTTCACCGGAGAGCTTGCCTTGCCGATCGGATTGCACATCACGTGGAATTTTTTTCAAGGCAACGTATTCGGATTTCCCGTCAGCGGGCTGGAGCCGATCGGGGCGAGTTTCCTGGCGATCCGCCAGGGCGGGCCCGATGCCGTCACCGGCGGCGCTTTCGGACCCGAAGGAGGATGGATCGGCGTGGGGGCGATGCTGATCGGCAGTCTGCTGATCCTGCTCTGGGTGCGGGCCACCCGCGGCCGCTTGTCGCCGGCCCGGGAATTGACGGAATCGCCGGCGCGCGGGGAACCATCGGCCGCCGAACATGCCGGTTGA